In Burkholderia sp. WP9, a genomic segment contains:
- a CDS encoding response regulator — translation MATQILVVDDDVELRDLLRDYLARQGIEVSVLHDAGSLERRLERERPDLIVLDLMMPGVDGLTALRKLRASGDDIPVIMLTARADDVDRIVGLELGADDYLGKPFNPRELLARVQAVLRRRRTLPSAAAPEQREPFNFGRFTLDFQSRTLHLEDKPLTLSGSEFALLKIFVNHPMRTLTRERLLELLHGPEYDGTDRGIDVQVWRLRRILETDPSTPRFIQTVRGRGYVFVPDGEQHAPSH, via the coding sequence ATGGCTACTCAAATACTTGTTGTCGACGACGACGTCGAATTGCGCGATCTGCTGCGCGACTATCTGGCCCGTCAGGGCATCGAAGTATCGGTGCTGCACGACGCGGGCTCGCTCGAGCGCAGGCTCGAACGCGAGCGTCCCGATCTGATCGTGCTCGACCTGATGATGCCGGGCGTCGACGGGCTCACCGCGCTGCGCAAGCTGCGCGCATCGGGCGACGACATCCCCGTGATCATGCTCACGGCGCGCGCGGACGACGTGGATCGCATCGTCGGTCTGGAGCTCGGCGCGGACGACTACCTCGGCAAGCCGTTCAATCCGCGCGAGTTGCTGGCGCGCGTGCAGGCGGTGCTGCGCCGCCGCCGCACGCTGCCGTCGGCGGCGGCGCCGGAACAGCGCGAGCCGTTCAACTTCGGCCGCTTCACGCTGGATTTCCAGTCGCGCACGCTGCATCTGGAAGACAAGCCGCTCACGTTGTCGGGCAGCGAATTCGCGCTGCTGAAGATTTTCGTCAATCACCCCATGCGCACGCTCACGCGCGAGCGCCTGCTCGAACTGCTGCACGGTCCGGAATACGACGGCACCGACCGCGGCATCGACGTGCAGGTCTGGCGTCTGCGCCGCATTCTCGAAACCGACCCGTCCACGCCGCGCTTCATTCAAACGGTGCGCGGCCGCGGCTACGTGTTCGTGCCCGACGGCGAACAGCATGCGCCGTCCCATTGA
- a CDS encoding periplasmic heavy metal sensor yields MSTKKMSRVLAVAATALAIGAGAAYAAQPADHGGPGGPGGPGGWHGHFMKELTQLHDQLKLNADQEKQWQAALDTMKQNHEAMRANHDQIKDQFKAAQQQPILDLNAMAAAHQQVEQKDTQLRQQTTDAWLKFYNGLNDQQKTTVSTALKQRFAKMESRHEKMHERWEHRKGPASAPAANQ; encoded by the coding sequence ATGTCCACCAAAAAGATGTCGCGCGTTCTCGCCGTTGCCGCCACCGCTCTCGCCATCGGCGCGGGCGCTGCTTATGCCGCACAACCCGCTGACCATGGCGGGCCCGGCGGCCCCGGCGGTCCCGGCGGCTGGCACGGCCACTTCATGAAGGAACTGACTCAACTGCACGACCAGTTGAAGCTGAACGCGGATCAGGAAAAGCAGTGGCAAGCCGCGCTGGACACCATGAAGCAGAACCACGAGGCCATGCGCGCCAACCATGACCAGATCAAGGACCAGTTCAAGGCCGCGCAGCAGCAGCCGATTCTGGACCTGAACGCCATGGCCGCCGCACACCAGCAGGTCGAGCAGAAAGACACGCAACTGCGTCAGCAAACCACGGACGCGTGGCTCAAGTTCTATAACGGCCTGAACGACCAGCAGAAGACCACCGTCAGCACGGCACTCAAACAGCGCTTTGCGAAGATGGAGTCGCGTCATGAAAAGATGCACGAGCGCTGGGAGCATCGCAAGGGGCCGGCATCGGCGCCTGCGGCCAATCAGTAA
- a CDS encoding pirin family protein, translating into MFEIRRSEERGHANHGWLDSYHSFSFADYRDPQHVHFGPLRVINEDRIAGGQGFGTHGHRDMEIVTYVLEGALAHRDSMGNGSTIRPGDVQRMSAGTGVQHSEFNASQDEPAHLLQIWVIPQRAGDQPGYEERRFDAADKRGRLRVVASPDGRDGSVTIHADASIYAALLDGAETATFALPKGRLAYVHVARGAVTVNGEALRTGDAAKLSETDTVTLEKGDNAEVLLFDLGPLNG; encoded by the coding sequence ATGTTCGAGATTCGCCGCTCCGAAGAACGCGGTCACGCCAACCACGGCTGGCTCGACTCGTATCACAGCTTCTCGTTTGCCGACTACCGCGATCCCCAGCACGTCCACTTCGGCCCGCTGCGGGTCATCAACGAAGACCGCATCGCCGGCGGACAGGGTTTCGGCACGCACGGCCATCGCGACATGGAGATCGTCACGTATGTGCTCGAAGGGGCGCTGGCCCACCGCGACAGCATGGGCAACGGCTCGACCATCCGTCCCGGCGACGTGCAGCGCATGAGCGCCGGCACGGGCGTGCAGCACAGCGAGTTCAACGCGTCGCAGGACGAACCGGCGCACCTGTTGCAGATCTGGGTGATTCCGCAACGCGCGGGCGACCAGCCGGGCTACGAGGAAAGGCGCTTCGACGCCGCCGACAAGCGCGGCCGTCTGCGCGTGGTCGCTTCGCCCGACGGTCGCGACGGCTCGGTGACGATTCACGCGGATGCGTCGATTTACGCGGCGCTGCTCGATGGCGCGGAAACGGCCACCTTCGCGCTGCCCAAAGGCCGGCTCGCGTACGTGCATGTGGCGCGGGGCGCGGTGACGGTGAACGGCGAAGCGCTGCGCACGGGCGACGCCGCCAAGCTCAGCGAAACCGACACGGTGACACTGGAGAAGGGCGATAACGCCGAAGTGCTGCTGTTTGATCTTGGGCCGCTGAACGGCTAA
- a CDS encoding ABC transporter substrate-binding protein: MKKLALCVALAVMATGAMAKEWKTVRIGVDASYPPFESMAPNGQVVGFDADLTRALCAKMNVKCVWVEQDLDGIIPALKGRKFDAIVSSLTITDKRREQIDFSDKLFDAPARMIARTGSPLLPTAASLKGKRVGVEQGSTQEAYAKVWWEPKGVTVVPYQNQDQVYADLASGRLDAALQDEVQADAGFLKTPRGKGFGWAGPEVKDPKTIGEGTAIGLRKDDAELKAMFNQALAQVHQDGTFRKLEKQYFDFDIYPGH, encoded by the coding sequence ATGAAGAAGCTCGCACTGTGCGTGGCCTTGGCGGTCATGGCCACCGGCGCGATGGCCAAAGAGTGGAAGACCGTGCGAATCGGGGTGGACGCCAGCTATCCGCCGTTCGAATCCATGGCCCCCAACGGCCAGGTGGTCGGCTTCGACGCCGACCTGACCCGCGCCCTGTGCGCGAAGATGAACGTGAAATGCGTGTGGGTCGAACAGGATCTCGACGGCATCATTCCCGCGTTGAAGGGCAGGAAGTTCGACGCGATCGTGTCGTCGCTGACCATCACGGACAAGCGCCGCGAGCAGATCGACTTCTCCGACAAGCTGTTCGACGCCCCCGCCCGCATGATCGCCCGGACAGGTTCACCGCTGCTGCCCACGGCGGCCTCGTTGAAGGGCAAGCGCGTCGGCGTCGAGCAGGGTTCGACGCAGGAAGCGTATGCCAAGGTCTGGTGGGAGCCCAAAGGGGTGACCGTGGTGCCCTACCAGAATCAGGATCAGGTGTACGCCGACCTCGCCTCGGGGCGTCTTGACGCCGCGTTGCAGGACGAAGTACAGGCCGACGCCGGCTTTCTGAAGACGCCGCGCGGCAAAGGCTTCGGCTGGGCCGGCCCCGAAGTGAAGGATCCGAAGACGATCGGCGAAGGCACGGCCATCGGCCTGCGCAAGGACGACGCCGAGCTGAAGGCGATGTTCAACCAGGCGCTGGCGCAGGTTCATCAGGACGGCACGTTCAGGAAGCTCGAGAAGCAGTACTTCGACTTCGACATCTATCCTGGTCATTGA
- the hisQ gene encoding histidine ABC transporter permease HisQ: MFLQGYGPLLLNGTWQTVKLAVLSLAFAFVLGLLGAAAKLSKNRISNGVGTVYTTLVRGVPDLVLMLLLFYSIQIWLNNLTDLLGWDQIDIDPFVAGVAVLGFIYGAYFTETFRGAFLAVPRGQLEAGSAYGMTGWQVFTRVMFPQMMRFALPGIGNNWQVMVKATALVSIIGLADVVKASQDAGKGTLRFFFFTLFAGAIYLVITTVSNFVLMYLEKRYSTGVRKADL; the protein is encoded by the coding sequence ATGTTCCTTCAAGGCTACGGCCCGCTGCTCCTCAACGGCACCTGGCAAACCGTCAAACTGGCGGTGTTGTCGCTGGCGTTCGCTTTCGTGCTGGGCCTGCTCGGCGCGGCGGCGAAACTGTCGAAAAACCGCATCTCGAACGGCGTAGGCACCGTCTACACCACGCTCGTGCGCGGCGTGCCCGATCTGGTGTTAATGCTGCTGCTGTTCTATAGCATCCAGATCTGGCTGAACAACCTGACCGACCTGCTCGGCTGGGATCAGATCGACATCGATCCGTTCGTGGCCGGCGTCGCCGTGCTCGGCTTCATTTACGGCGCGTACTTCACCGAGACCTTCCGCGGCGCGTTTCTCGCCGTGCCGCGCGGTCAGCTCGAAGCCGGCTCGGCTTACGGCATGACCGGCTGGCAGGTGTTCACCCGCGTGATGTTCCCGCAAATGATGCGCTTCGCGCTGCCCGGCATCGGCAATAACTGGCAGGTGATGGTCAAGGCCACCGCGCTGGTGTCGATCATCGGCCTCGCCGACGTGGTCAAGGCTTCGCAGGACGCGGGCAAGGGCACGCTGCGGTTCTTCTTCTTCACCCTGTTCGCAGGGGCGATCTATCTCGTCATCACCACAGTGTCCAACTTCGTGCTGATGTACCTCGAAAAGCGTTACTCGACCGGCGTGCGAAAGGCGGATCTATGA